Within Xiphias gladius isolate SHS-SW01 ecotype Sanya breed wild chromosome 14, ASM1685928v1, whole genome shotgun sequence, the genomic segment TCCTTTTTCAATATCTTTCTAGGCTttacctttcacattacacaaacaTGGAAGATGTTGAGATAGAAAAGGGGGTGTTagaaaagagagtgagaatAAAGTAGATTGGGGTAATCCACTTTATCCTGGCACAAAAGGTTCAAACAGCaatgaaaacatgcagacatccaaacacagacagacagacatacacacatgcacatgcagttAGTGCTCAAtgctaaagaaaagaaaaaagaaatatggggggaaaaaaacatttcataaacgCTGAGAAATAAGACTGGAGCTTATGGgtgtgtgctctgtgtgtctTCTAATATAAACGTTCCCCTGGGGCCGTCCACACAGCAGGTGTCCAAACTTCCGGGTAAATTAACAGGGGAGAACTCTCCACAGCAGGAGCCAGGGACAACCAATCAATATCAATgaatgtctctctctccgtctctgcaTTAAACCCGCTCAGGACCATGTCATGAAATGAGCCTCTCCAACTTGATGGGTGGGTGTGTACTCAGTCATCTGTTTTCCAATACATTAGCCCAGTGGAGGTGGGGATTCCTTGGAAATGTGGGCTTGCATGATTcttacaaaaatatgaaaatgctctatttaatttatataaaatgcatattttagcCAAAAAATATGCTTGAAACCGTTCACAAAAATCCCTGTGAATGAACTGAACTGTGACATGTACAGAACTAGCATGTCATTCAGGAAAGAAGAACATGTAAATCTTATCACTTAAAATCACACTTTGTAAATTCTTCTCTTTTTATAAtgataaaatctaaaatgtttccTGTGCATGTTCATGGTTCTAAGCTCTCCCTTCTCCTTGTATCAACTGGGCATAATAACAGTGGAGCAGCTACTGCTGCAGTTTGGCTGCATTCAATGGGTAACATGGATTACACAGCATTACCAGGAACAAAAAGAGTAGCTGGTCTCCCTCTGCATCCAGTCTTAGCTATCACAGGGAGACATACAGTAggatagagagggagaagaaaggggggagagaggtACAGACGGGAAGAGGTACACCTTTTCTATGACATGATGTAAAAAGCTTAAGTGATTCTCAAGTGACATTGTTGTAAGACCTTCTTGAAACTCTTCAGTTTAGATGAAGGTCCCTATAGACTTTGCAATAACAATCTTACAAGTTAGTTGTCTGCAACACTGTACGAGATGGGCCTGATAAAGTTTGAGACACAATCTGTGCCATCATCCATCTACTATACGGCCATcagatgttttgaaaatgttaaacaatCGACAAGCTTTGGCCGTAGCACTTGCATCTGTATCATTTCAGGGCATATTctgattgttttggttgttcAACGTGGGTCGTAGCAGCAGCCACATTGTGGGATTTTGGTCCtatatttctgaaactgttaCAATTTTCATGCAGCCGGGGTTTTTTCGTCAAAGCTCTACATCAGCCAGACGACAAGTTTCTCTCACGACTGTCAACTTCCATGTGGGACGGCCCAAAAATCACACAGTGTGAAGGGGCTTTATCAGCACAAAAGACAGagttaaaacacacatacaatagGTATGCATCCATGCAGGTATACAGCTGAGCTGCAGTGGTTTATGAGTAACATTCTGAATCTTTCCCATTCTTCCAAAAATGTTCCTTCTCTGATGCCATTTAAATGAACTCTGTTTTCCACTGTACAGTcaggttttcaaaaaattgaatTACTATTTAAAGAAGTCCTAAATTGCCATCTGTTTGCTCTTATTTTACTTCTATGTCTAATAAAATGGTCTTCTAGGGGAGTTTCGCATAATGCAAAAACTGTACCAAAAACACCAATAATAACTTTCACTGCACTATTACAATAGTGCAGTGAAATGTGTAGTCTATGTCTATACTATGTGAAGTGGCCCTCTACAATAGTTTCTTTATATTCATGTAGGAcagcacaaataaaatatacttgttacataatacataatttaattcaatttgaaaaGTGTCAGATTTAGGTATGTAGCCCTAGTGGGGTTAGATAAACATGATGCCATTATGATAATATGTGAATAGACGTTTCTGATTGAAACTTTGGCTTGTCAAACACAGATGGAACTAATAACAcaaacagagccatcattaatgttagtAGATACacagtgtttttcctgctttgacaaGTCAAATTGTCTGCCAGGAGAAATAACTTAATTCAGCAAACTTTGTTTTAGGGGAACTTTAAACAAACTTCTAAAAGAAGAAATGTCACAATTTCCCTCTCACACATGAAAAAGGCAATTCACttgcaataaaaaacacagttcaaTACACTCAGCAGTTTTGCTTCtgcagccttacttggtctaGACTGAGCAGTAGCTTTTGTTGGCGAATATTTGCTTATGTTGTTGACAGATTTTGCTGCGTAACTGGCTTTATTTCATCAGTTCACTGACCTAATTATTCTGCTTCTGCCACTATAACACTATATTTTAGTATGTCACAGATAAAACCCCTGTACTGATTAAATGTTATCACAGAAGTAAAACAAGAAGTAAATACAATGTGCCAATTTGTGTAATGTTATTGCAATTCGTGGCCACAGTGGCCACTTTTCCGCAAAGTGTTGCTTTAACAGCATCGCATGTTGAGGAATCTCTTTTGTGGCACTGAAAGTTGCATCCTTCAACCCAAGAGCAAACTACACGATTTAAATCCTGATTACAACCGTAAACTGATCAAGACAAATGATTTTCAAGACAATAAAGAGTCTGACTTGATCTGGCAGGACAGGTCATTATAGACAGTCAGAAGGCATTTAAGTTCAGTAAAACCTCTAATGACTCCTTGGGCTTGTTATTAAAAACCGCTTCAACGTCCAAAGGCAATCTCCAAAACACATGCTGGCCAATAAACAAACCAGTTCTTAGTTCAAGCAAAGGTTACATTTCAGGAATAAAGTACAGCTTTAACTTTTCGGGCGAAGTTTTTCTTGTTGCGCAGAAGAATGACTGGGCTCTAATTCAGATCTTCTTACTAATACAGTGACACTATGCAGAATTACCAAACTTGTAAACTACGCTAAAATTACAGACCTAGCATTATCAACAATTTACACtaaagtgcccttgagcaaaaaaaaaaaaaaaaggaaaaaacactcCATGAACACTGTTCTTCAGCTGACTCTGCAGTTTCACTACTGCCCAGTTGAGAAGGGTAAAGAGAAAATCTCTACATATCACCTTAAACCACAGATTTATATTCACTTCTTTCAAAAAGGACTACAAAATACGCGTCAGCATTTGGGTTATGACTGAAAACTAGCTCTTACCTCTTTGAACAAGCCCAAGGACTCGTCTTTACCTCTTTAAATAGGACTAAAGGTTAGCAATTAAAAGTGTTAGTCTGAGATGATATCCAACGAAAGAGTTGCCATAGCAACAGTAAAAGTGATTCACAGAGCGTGTCAGgctgtgaaataaatttcaCACCTCAGTGCACCATGGCCTCTAATGtgagattttgtttgtgtgcgcgagtgtgcatgcatgttagcaacaaaactaaaactgtatttgttgttACACCTATTGTACCATGATTCtatatatagtatgtgtgtCTTTAAAACAAACCAGTGATGATTGtgtgaggatgtttttttaGTTGTGATTTTTGCTGCATTTCCTGGTGCATTTGATCTGTTCGCTCTGTGCAGGTTTCTGTTGTTGTATATTATCATCTTAACATACttagaaatgtatttgtatgGTCTGTTACTATGGTACTATGTAATAAAATTCTACAGATGTGAAGTTTGTCAATTGTCACCGgtaaatttctcttttttacctCAACCTGAGTGCCTTCGTTAGGAAATACTATCAAAGCAGATTTTAGATCAAAGTGCGCTCCACTTTTTTCCCTTCCCCTgtctcccctccttctctttctccctttcctctcctacCTTCTTCCCATCGGTCTCACACTGGCGCACTGCTCATTAGCTTTCTGTCAGTATTGATTTCCGTCTCCCAcatctttttccccctttttctctttctcctgtgcTGCCATGCAgatctcttttttccccttcaatCCCTCCttcattgtgtgtgtaattaACAAAAGATTCTTAAGGGATCTCCTCCCTTCTCATCACCCTCTCCTTCACTCAGGCCATTTTCCTGCTTCTTCAGAacctctcatttttttctttccttctcgcctttctttctctctgtctcttatttctctctgtctgtcccctttttcattttgagaacattttttctTGTAAGGAATTAAAGTAGGCTCTGAGCCCACCTCCCACAttcctgcaaaacacacacatacatacacacataaacaggaaTCGTGACTGCTGTAACGCATACAAGCCACAGCGAGAGAGCAAAAATACGCCAGCGCAGAGGACTATTAACTTCTCagtgattacacacacacacacacacacacacacacacacacacacacacacacacacacacacacacacacacatcaagaaacacaacatttaGACACAAACAACATGAACACAATCACACATTACCGTCTCCACACAGCCCTGAGCAAAGAGCAGGTGAGGGAAAAAGGCTGGAAATGAGGGGAAAACGGAGTGAGAGGCAGAAGTGAGAATGAGAGACGGTGTGAAGGGAAGCAGGTGATGCCAAGTGAGAAGGAACTCAACTCTCTTACTGTAATGGCTTTCAAACAGGGCTGCTTCGTGAGTTCAGCTTCACTTCTTTTGAAGGGAAGTCAAATCCTCCCATCTGTCCTccaaacacactcactgatCCTTCTTTAATACTTCCTTCTGTTAGAGGAAAACACCCAGGACAATGTCTACTTTTtctgcatgtgcgtgtgtgtgtctactgtCAGACACTGACTTTAAAAACCTGGCCTATGTACATGAGAGTATATGCCTTTGTTTACTTCTTGAATCAAGCTTGTCCCTGGTTAAGCTTTTAGCATTAAAACCTGAGATGATTTGGGGAAATCAAAAGATGCTTTCAATACTTCAGTCTGATTACATTTTGCAGGCATCATATTCTCTCAGGGATGAGGGTTTGGGTTCAAATGAACCAAACACTAAATTCATGCAGTGCatcacacaaatgtttttatttcaaagggACATCTGTTTTAACCAGTTACTGCATAGAGATGTTTCAATTGAGGATGgcactttttcaaaaataaaaaattgggTTCAAACGAATTAAAACTAGCACATAATTCAGGCTGTAACTTACAACAAAGCACAAAATTGCAGGGTTCTCGAATGTCCAGACACTTCAAGGGGGTCTTTCAGGAAATACTGATAGTTTGAATACCTTCATGGTGAATAAACTTACAAATTGCAAAGAAGGAAGGACACCGCTTAGCTGCAGTGAGTGCAAGCACATAATTGAATGTGATGACTATAAAAAGTTTGATAAAATGCTCCAAAATTTTCATCTTGTCAATTCCACCATGAATTACAACTCATTTAGCAGTTCTCCAAACGCAGCAGTGAGTACATCATGAGTAATTCTTCCCCATTTAGAGCTCCGGAGTCAGCTACTTTACTTGATAGCGGTGTTCTCTTGTGTAAGTGTGTCAAGGCCAAGCATGGTTAATGGCCAAAACATTATCATTGTCACATGGACACAGTGGTTagagctgcagccagcagctgaaGGGCACTCAACGTCATGCAAGTCAAGTGATGGGCTGCAGAGATGGAGTGGAAATTTAAAGTGCAACTATTACCAATTTCACTGTCATGGAGAACTCATTTGCAGATAAACTCCTGTTGTAGCAGAGCATTCAAATCATTAGAGGTGTGTAGAGACTCTTGTGGTTTGCATAATACTGATAGGTAGAGGACAGATCAGTAAAACTGGACAGATCTCCAGAATATATTTCAAGTTGGCTTTTTGTTAAGTGTATCGCTGCCATGCAAAGAAATACATGCCAGTcttccaaaagaaaataatattccAACTCCTGTACAACAGAAGTGAATCACGCTATGGTAgttgctgaatgtttttgtttggagttaaatgttctgtttttaaccAGAGATTGTTCCACATACTGTTCTGAAAAACTATTGTATGTCTGGAGGACATAGTAACAGATATTAGCACACTACAAGGGCTTGAAACAAAGTGGAGGCAATGCTCCAGCAAGTAAAAGGTGTTTAACCACTTATTCTAAACTCTAATAAACAAAAAGTGGGTCAAATTAACTGCAGGTTCTTTCGGAATTGGGTCTTGTTTTCTTAGGGTCCAACCTGGGTCAGACCCATTCATCTGAACTAAATCACAGATGTGAAACTGACTGGACCTGAGAGCTCATGGAGCCATCTTAGTCTTGTGTAAGACCTAATTACAGTaatatgaaaagaccaaaatttTAGGGCTAGCAAATGAGCCACAGGCTGGCACAGCAGGTGAGGATTAAGGTGTAATATGTTTCCCAATGAATACTTTCCAGGAATACATAATTTTTTATAAACAGAactgcatatacagtagttattGTATAACATgtatatttccctttttttaatgttattattttatatttgttagaTTATGTGGACATATTACTAGTAAAATCACAGTTCTGCTGAAAactataatatttaatattggaaaaaaaacaataccaaCTATACTTTGTTTGTCAGCACGCCCTTTTACTAGTGTTAGCACGTCTGGCTGGTCATATGGGAGTGCTTGATCTTTAAAGTGGTAATCTGAGGTTAGCACTGCGTTGAGTGCCAGGGAAGGAAAATCTGTTGCATACGGCTATTTCATGTTGTTCCGGTGGCTTAAGGCATGGGATCATTGCAGTGAGATGTTTAGTTATAACGTTTAGCCTACCTTGCGCACATCTGAATACTCATGTGTACTTTGATTTGGGGGTGGTGTCCTGCAAGTCTGATAAGCAATTTGTTGAACAGCCTGcatagttttttatttagtatgctttcttcatattttcaaaaatgttgttaaacATCTGACCTATAGGGTGCCATTTTAGCATTGAAcctaattgaaaaaaaaaaatgctgaagcTGAAAGTTGATCTActtatatatacttatatatggCATAATGGCATTTGAAGGTTGGACCTAATATTTAGCAATGACAGGTTTGGAGGTCTGGAGAAAGATTTAGAGAGTTttcagtacacaaacacacaggcacatacagacacacaagagGGTTTATGCTAAAAATCCCAGGTTCCCGTCAGTATTTTTCATGgaaaactgaactgattttGGTGTGAATTCCCAGCAAATTGCAGGATCTCAATAGACAAACCATTCAACCCTAGTGATGATTTTTATGAATACCTCTGTGAGTGCTTGGTGGATGAAACAGGCGGTCTGAGGGGACACCTCCCAAGGTGACTTCTCTTCCACCATGATGGCATCCAACGTGGCCTTCTCGAGGATGACATCAAAGGACGTACCAGGGAAGCGGAGTTGGCGCACGTCCATCTGATGCCAGGTCATACCCGGGCAGTTGCTGTACCTGGCAGTCATTGTACTGATGCACACCGATGAGTAATCTATGTTGGTAATGGAGTGGTAGCCGGCACTGTACATGTCGCCGCTCATACTGCTGTTTCCACATCCTAAAGGAAAAGGaatgagaaagaaggagaaCCCAGTGAACCGGAGACATTTTGTGAGATGAAAGAACAAATGAGGGAAGGGAATgaggaaacaggagaggaagaaTGGAGGACTGGATTGAATCCAATATGTCCAATATGTCTCTGATGACTCAAAGCCCAAATATGTTTTTCAGAATGAGTAAACGGTGTGATCAATATAGCAACAACATGTGATTAAACAGCTAGCTGCTATCATGACAACAAAGATTGCTATGACTGGAACCACCCCCTGTGATTGGTGAGACAGACCCAtgcgcgcacacagacacagacacacttagacagacacaggcacaggcacacgcacagTCTATTTGATCAAGCTGCTGCTCAATCTTGAGCAACAAGCAGAGATGGGGACCATATGGGGTCATTCTGTATAAAGTGCGTTAAGGGGGGTGCAATTTCAACTTGTAGCTCTTCTCCAGATGACAGAAAGATGAAAGCcaaggagagaaataaaaagaggacTAAAGAAAAGTGAAGATAACCTCTCACGTAGCAAGACAAGATGAAAATAATCCACTGAACACAGCATCTCACCTTTTGGATCAGATGACTCATAGATCTTAcatttggaggaggaggagtgggtgaaggagacagacaaaagaaaagagggaatgAGTGGGAGAAAGACTGGGGGGGGCATACACACTAACTTGATTCCCATATTCTGTTTCAGTAAAGGTTAAGTTCTTGTGTGTTAGCCTACAAATGGTCATCTTATactttaaagtgtgtgtgtgtgtgtgtgtgtgtgtgtgtgtgtgtgtgtgtgtgtgtgtgtgtgtgtgtgtgtgcgtatatttGCGTTTATGGGTATCCGCCTGGGAAGGTGGGAGAAAGAGTGATAGATGGGGCAGTGTCTTCCGGCTCCACATTGGCATTGACACCTCTGCTGCAAACGTGTGGCTGGCGCTTGTTATCACCTTACTGCTTCTACTAATTACCAGCCTCCAAAAGCTCCATGTATTTGTGCATGACTGTGTGCATTAGTGTATAAGACTGATTCAGTTACCAGCCTCACACAGTCAACGACACATTTGTAACCTATTTTGACGTGTCGGTGCCGTACACATAGAAACCTTATGTTTTACAATCATAGCAGACATGAATTCACACGTATAGAAATACATGGAAAACTGAAAGGCAGCAGGCGTGAgataaaaactgatgaaaacagaattaaagtgaaaaacatagttcaattaaaaacattgtAAAGCAAGAGGAGCCTGTACCACATACACTCCACCAGTGATATCAGAGCGCTTTTGCatgcaaatgtatgtgtgttttagacATCAGAGGGCTGGAGCTGTGCCGTCCCCTGATGGCTCTCCCTGTGACATTGGCTTCAAAACAAGAGAGGAAACATGTCAGCGCTGCTTGTCACACTGAAATAGTTGAACACTTTCTTTGTGGATGGATGGAATATGTGAGAATGTGTCAGAGTTGAATTACACAGgctcaactgttttttttagatgactTTAATCTTACTCTGCATGTGCCAAAAGCATGCAACAACTTTGGATAATATGGAGGAAAGGCAACCTGACAAACAAGATATGAGTTATAGGAACACTGGAGATTCCTTCCATTCAAAAAAGGGtcaaaaacaccataaaaatgTTGGCATCATCCTTTAtggaaacaaaatcattttgcaACCACTGACCACTTTAAGGTCAAAATTAGGGCCTGCTGCCTCATTTCATGcccacatttggtgctctataGAGTGGGTTAAATCCCCCCAGCGTGCCCATCTCAGATCCCCAAGCACGCCAGACATTGTTTCCAAAGGGTTCTCCCCGCTGACACAgctatttgagtgtgtgtgtgtgtgtgtgtgtgtgtgttttctttttccatgcACTCGGCTCTGAGGAGGGGTGTTACATGACAACTTATTCCTAGGGGTTGTCACGACAATTATAGTTGCCAGAGTGTCATCAAGGACACTAATCTCATTTTGGGTTTGTGACATCAGCTGGTGCCCCACGCCACCTCTGATCtttatacatgcacacatatgctcACCAACCTAcctgtgcgcgcgcgcacacacacacacacacacacacacacacacacacacacacacacacacacacacacacacacacacacacacacagagccaaaGAGGAGCTCTAACAGGGTGTACTGACCATACAGtcaggtccataagtatttggacaagaACATAATTTTCGTAATTATGTATTcgtacaccaccacaatagatttgaaataaagccatcaagatgtaatgaagtgtagactttcagctttgcttttgtttttattttttacatagtcctttcattttcagaggctcaaaaatatTTGGAAGAACCAACATAATCATGagtataaggattatttttgatacttggatgaaaatccttttcagtcaataactgcctgaagtctggaacccatagacatcaccaaatgctgagtttcctcatttgagatgctttgccaggcctttactgcagccgccttcagttgctgcttgtttgtggttctttctgccctcagttttgtcttcattaagtgaaaagcatgctcagttaggttgaggtcaggtgactgacttggccattgaagaatattccagttctttgccttgagaagtttggttgctttcgcagtatgttttgggtcattatccatctgtactgtgaagcaccgtcccaTCAGTTGTGcatcatttggctgaatctgagcagataataGAGGCCTATACACttgagaattcatcctgctacctttatcagcagtcacatcatcaataaacaccggTAACCCAGTTCCATTGGAAGCCATATACtcccatgccataacactgcctccaccatgtttgtcagatgatgtgatatgctttggatcacgagctgttcctttcctttcccatactcttctctttccatcattctggtacaagttaatcttggtttcatctgtccaaagaatcctGTTCCAGAACTTGGAaggtttttttagatgttttctggctaagtatgtatgtatctcTATCTATACATATCTATCTctttatctatatctatatctatatataggAGAACTACCTCACCCTTCCAGTTTGGTGAAGAAATTGTGTAATTCAGGGAAATACTGTTGTGTGGCCCTTTTTCCTCATGTTTGGTAAACCAGCTATGtacaagcagcagagaaatgcTGCGTTATTCCAGTGGATTACCACACAGATTTCTTTTCCTGTGGTGTATCTCCACAGCTGTGAGAGTCACATATTGAGCTTTTTCTTGACCATCAAAGGCTTTGTCATGTCAAACATTCAATCTGATACCACTGTTGAACAGAGCATCTCTGAGCCTGCACGACGGAACCACCTCAATGTTTGAACAACAGTCCTTGCTTTTTGAGCAAAACTTCCAGCACAAATGGGCACAGAGAGGCAAACATAACCAACAAACAGTTTACACATCTCACAAACAGATGACGGATGTTCACAGTTCagttcacagtttgtttttgcagatttgttaTGACTTGTATGATACTTTTTAAGACCAGGACTCAAATTTTCCGACCTATACatgcatacactcacacagCCAGCAGAACGAGGTGATATGACACCTCTAACTTTAGTCTCCCTCTCTTTCGCTCTGGATAATCCAGTTACGATGCGCTCTCTGGCTATCAGGAGGTTTTAGCTTCCGTGCTTCCagtttgaggaaaaacaaactccaGGCTCCAGATTGGCCTGgactctcagctttaatttgggGGGTGCGGGTAGGAATTAAAGCAGTTtgtatacatagtccctcatattcagaggctcaaaagtaattggacagttgactgacatgCCAGGTGTGGCCTGGTCTCTTGTTAGTCCATGACAAGTTAAGCAGATAAAGGGTTGGAGTTGATtgcaagtgttgaatttgcatttggtagctgttcatgggaccTCTTGATATGCAATCAAAAGAGGGgtcgatgcaaatgaaagaggccatcattaggctgaaaaaaaacaaaacaaaactatcacACAGATGGCATGGGTTTATTgcaaggtgcaaaccactggtaaccCTCAAGAACAGATATACCATATTAgacttagacacacacacactcacacaaaccgAGATTTGACCTTGAGATATCGGATCACCTTCCTCCACATAAACAATGACTCTCTAGGGTCCATCGATTGTCAGGAGGGGTGGTGGGTGGGAAAACCCCTGCAAGTGAGCCAGCAGGGTAAAATATCAAAGCTGCTATCTCTGAGGTGAGCCAAGTGCAGCAGTGGAAACTCCATGATGTCAGAGGCATGCAGGGTATTCATTCACATCCCAGATTGGTTTAGACACATTAAGGAGGGGGGACCGTGACCAGCACTGATGAAAGGTAATGTTCACATGCACTCAAGCAACAACCCTGAGCCCCACAACCCCACCTTACCCAGTAGGTCCTAGGCTAGCCCATGGTGAATACATGCCACAGTAACACAAAGTTCAGCTGCATCTACTGtaaatgtcaacaaatgaaCAGTGCCCAAGTGGatcctgttttttgtctgttttaattCGATTGTTTATGTATATGCACATTAATCATGTGGCTGCGTGTAACTGAACTGTATTGTTGAATGTATGGATGTGGTATTTTAACagtcaaaacaaagacaagacaCTTGAACGTGTAAGCAAGTGTAAactgctttaaataaaaatggaaatgcagaCGAATTTTCTATTATGTTCACAGATGTTGAAGCTAATGTTGATGCAGTTTTGTGCACAATGTGTGAATAACTGAATGTGACCGGTCGTGTCAGATCACAAGAAGCCTGCATGTTAGTCTATGCTCGTGTGTGCACAAGGACAATGATGAAAGTAGACAGTGTCATACTGGGCCTTGTAATTATCTCTTGTTATCTTCCCTCTAAGTTATGGTCAACTTTTATCTGATTAATTATGCATAAATGTTTATTTGAGATTTCTggacattttttggacatttacaCACAATCGGTCTTTAATTTGTTTGACCTGTATGGAGCCTAAGCTGGGGTATACTTGAAACTAAGTGGTTTGATGACATGCTGTTAGACCACAAAATTATATAAgagcgtaaaaaaaaaaaattatacagctGTTCTGCATGGGGGGATGACGTGATGGATTTTACAACTGGAGATTTTCTAGCAATTTGAAAACATTCGTGATGATGCACTCCTTTGTCTACACAAACAGTGATGGAGGAATGAAAACAAGAGGTTTAGAATGGGCACACttgtttgtttgaagcataTTGACCCCTTTATTGATCTGCCTTGAAATTTTTAGCTGAGTTTGTCACAATTTTCATTAGTTGTGCTGATTGAAAAAGCCTTACAGCTTGTCTGAGTCTCACCTTAAAACAGAGGACTGAAAAGATTCAGGAAGTGGGGAGGATGGAGGAAAATAAGACTACACGCATGACACGCagaatgattaattaattaattaaataaataaataaaaaggtcatGGTCAGTATTCAAAGCAACCAATCA encodes:
- the ece2a gene encoding EEF1A lysine methyltransferase 4 — translated: MGCGNSSMSGDMYSAGYHSITNIDYSSVCISTMTARYSNCPGMTWHQMDVRQLRFPGTSFDVILEKATLDAIMVEEKSPWEVSPQTACFIHQALTEISRCLKPGGRFVSVTFAQPFFRKRLYARTEYNWSIKQYSYGEGFEYFVYVMTKGEQLSPDDAALEKKILEDTKSPPTSIATTQNEDKEDFLSNIDL